Proteins encoded together in one bacterium window:
- the groL gene encoding chaperonin GroEL (60 kDa chaperone family; promotes refolding of misfolded polypeptides especially under stressful conditions; forms two stacked rings of heptamers to form a barrel-shaped 14mer; ends can be capped by GroES; misfolded proteins enter the barrel where they are refolded when GroES binds), producing the protein MSKIIMYSEDARKKLLAGVNALADTVKVTLGPKGRNVIIEKSFGAPTVTKDGVTVAKEIELEDKFEDLGAQMVKEVASKTSDIAGDGTTTATVLAQAIYREGIKNVTAGANPMDVKRGINAAVAAVVDQLHKISKPTKEQKEISQVGTISANNDASIGEIIAEAMSKVGKEGVITVEEAKSMETSLEVVDGMQFDRGYLSPYFVTDPERMVADLEEPYILVFDKKISAMKDLIPLLEQVARSNRPLLIIAEDIEGEALATLVVNKIRGTLSTAAVKAPGFGDRRKAMLEDIAVLTGGRVISEDVGIKLEAVTLEDLGQAKRVTLDKDNTTIIDGAGAKGAIEGRVAQLRVQIDETSSDYDREKLQERLAKLVGGVAVIKVGAATETEMKEKKARVEDALHATRAAVEEGIVPGGGVAYLRCMGVLDKLSLPEEDQQIGANIVRKALEEPLRQIIANAGLEPSIIVDVVKKSKKISYGFDAAKEEYGDLLELGIIDPTKVTRSALQNAASIAGLLLTTEASVVEKPEPKGDMGGMGGGMPPMGVPGM; encoded by the coding sequence ATGAGCAAGATCATCATGTACAGCGAGGACGCCCGCAAGAAGCTGCTTGCCGGTGTCAATGCCCTTGCCGACACCGTCAAGGTGACCCTCGGTCCCAAGGGCCGGAACGTTATCATCGAAAAATCCTTCGGCGCCCCCACCGTCACCAAGGACGGCGTGACCGTTGCCAAGGAGATCGAGCTGGAGGACAAGTTCGAGGACCTCGGCGCCCAGATGGTCAAGGAGGTCGCCAGCAAGACCTCCGATATTGCCGGTGACGGCACCACCACCGCCACCGTCCTCGCACAGGCCATCTACCGCGAGGGGATCAAGAACGTGACCGCCGGCGCCAACCCCATGGACGTCAAGCGCGGCATCAATGCAGCCGTGGCCGCCGTGGTCGACCAGCTTCACAAGATCAGCAAGCCCACCAAGGAGCAGAAAGAGATCTCCCAGGTCGGCACTATCTCCGCCAACAACGACGCCTCTATCGGTGAGATCATCGCCGAAGCCATGAGCAAGGTCGGCAAGGAAGGCGTCATCACGGTGGAAGAGGCCAAGAGCATGGAGACCTCCCTGGAGGTGGTGGACGGGATGCAGTTCGACCGCGGTTACCTGTCCCCCTATTTCGTGACCGACCCCGAGCGCATGGTGGCCGATCTTGAAGAACCGTACATCCTGGTGTTCGACAAGAAGATCAGCGCCATGAAGGACCTTATCCCGCTCCTCGAGCAGGTGGCCCGCTCCAACCGCCCCCTTCTCATCATCGCCGAGGACATCGAGGGCGAAGCCCTTGCCACCCTCGTGGTGAACAAGATCCGCGGGACCCTGTCCACCGCCGCCGTCAAGGCTCCCGGCTTCGGTGACCGCCGCAAGGCCATGCTCGAGGACATCGCCGTCCTCACCGGCGGCCGCGTGATCTCAGAAGACGTCGGCATCAAGCTCGAAGCTGTTACCCTCGAGGACCTTGGCCAGGCCAAGCGCGTCACCCTCGACAAGGACAACACCACCATCATCGACGGCGCCGGTGCCAAGGGAGCCATCGAGGGCCGTGTAGCCCAGCTCCGGGTCCAGATCGATGAAACGTCCTCGGACTACGACCGTGAAAAGCTCCAGGAGAGACTCGCCAAGCTGGTGGGCGGTGTTGCCGTCATCAAGGTCGGTGCTGCCACCGAGACCGAGATGAAGGAGAAAAAGGCCCGGGTCGAGGACGCTCTCCATGCCACCCGCGCGGCCGTCGAAGAGGGCATCGTTCCCGGCGGCGGTGTCGCTTACCTGCGCTGCATGGGTGTCCTGGACAAGCTGAGCCTCCCCGAGGAAGATCAGCAGATCGGCGCCAACATCGTGCGCAAGGCCCTGGAAGAGCCCCTTCGCCAGATCATCGCCAACGCCGGCCTCGAGCCTTCCATCATCGTGGACGTGGTGAAGAAGAGCAAGAAGATCAGCTACGGTTTTGACGCCGCGAAGGAAGAGTACGGTGACCTTTTGGAACTCGGCATCATCGATCCCACCAAGGTGACCCGCTCGGCTCTGCAGAACGCCGCTTCAATCGCCGGCCTCCTGCTGACCACCGAAGCCAGCGTAGTCGAAAAGCCCGAACCGAAGGGCGACATGGGCGGAATGGGCGGCGGAATGCCTCCCATGGGTGTGCCTGGAATGTAA
- the groES gene encoding co-chaperone GroES, producing MKIRPLQDRILVKRIEETAKTKGGIIIPDTAKEKPQEGKVVAVGKGRILEDGTQRALDLKVGNKILFGKYAGTDVKIDDEDYLIMREDDVLGVIEK from the coding sequence ATGAAGATCAGACCGCTTCAGGACCGTATTCTCGTCAAAAGGATTGAGGAGACGGCGAAGACAAAGGGTGGCATCATTATCCCCGACACCGCTAAAGAAAAGCCCCAGGAGGGCAAGGTTGTTGCCGTTGGCAAGGGCCGCATCCTGGAGGACGGCACCCAGAGGGCTCTGGACCTCAAGGTCGGGAACAAGATCCTTTTCGGCAAGTACGCCGGAACTGATGTGAAGATCGATGACGAAGACTACCTCATCATGAGGGAAGATGACGTTCTCGGCGTTATCGAGAAATAA
- a CDS encoding DUF502 domain-containing protein encodes MHTLRTAIKKYMLTGLLVLVPLTLTWWVLLSLFHWTDRTLRLIPPMYRPEALIGFPIPGLGLILTVAIIFVIGALVANVAGRKLISTGEKILEKIPLLRWFYFSTKQIMEAVFVKGQDSFRRAILLEYPRKGIYSIGFITGEARGEIKDRIPGRSMTIFVPTTPNPTSGYLVVVPENELIPLNWSVDEAFRMIISAGVVMPGDVSNFGEVTHLGPKPASQSGDGRPGDAQSDPEGELEG; translated from the coding sequence GTGCACACCCTGAGAACGGCCATCAAAAAATACATGCTGACGGGGCTTCTCGTCCTGGTCCCCCTCACTCTGACGTGGTGGGTTCTCCTGTCCCTCTTCCACTGGACCGACCGTACTCTCAGGCTTATCCCCCCGATGTACCGTCCGGAGGCCCTTATCGGGTTCCCCATCCCCGGCCTCGGGCTTATCCTCACGGTGGCAATCATCTTCGTCATCGGGGCCCTGGTGGCCAACGTGGCCGGACGGAAGCTGATCTCCACCGGTGAGAAGATCCTGGAAAAGATCCCCCTTTTACGGTGGTTCTACTTTTCCACCAAGCAGATCATGGAGGCCGTGTTCGTCAAGGGACAGGACAGCTTCAGAAGGGCCATCCTCCTTGAGTATCCCAGGAAGGGGATCTACAGCATCGGCTTCATCACCGGTGAAGCCAGGGGAGAGATCAAGGACAGAATCCCGGGCAGGTCCATGACGATCTTCGTCCCCACGACGCCCAATCCCACCTCGGGATACCTTGTGGTTGTTCCCGAAAATGAATTGATCCCCCTCAACTGGAGCGTTGACGAGGCGTTCAGGATGATCATCTCGGCGGGGGTGGTGATGCCGGGTGACGTGAGCAACTTCGGCGAGGTCACCCACTTGGGGCCCAAACCTGCTTCCCAAAGCGGCGATGGCCGGCCCGGGGATGCTCAAAGCGATCCGGAAGGAGAACTCGAGGGGTGA
- a CDS encoding phosphatase PAP2 family protein: protein MKAWGTMAAMCALLLVSAGPVEGQDQGAAGSERQLRVIRPDEPVPILDPAFEMIMEKVDKDLKYVLSSPVRVTPRNTALTGLTVLTTLFLLNHDEDYAADIIDTRDDRNDKMYERFRVLSRHVPETTAGLYLLGYFLDDKELKSRSLAGFEALAITALISASSGFIVGHEGPGDSPTADQFDPFNRYHSMPDISSSLVFSVASVFAYEAPWHQALFYYALAAGTAVSRVYHEDAWPSDVFLGSVIGTAIGRTIAGRSRRNGREPDFTLIPVLEHHGRAAAGIKVEWKL, encoded by the coding sequence GTGAAAGCCTGGGGCACCATGGCGGCAATGTGCGCCCTGCTGCTTGTGTCTGCCGGCCCGGTGGAGGGGCAGGACCAGGGCGCCGCCGGTTCCGAAAGACAGCTGAGGGTCATCCGTCCCGACGAACCGGTTCCGATCCTGGACCCGGCGTTCGAGATGATCATGGAGAAGGTTGACAAGGACCTGAAATACGTCCTTTCCTCACCTGTAAGGGTCACCCCAAGGAATACCGCCCTGACAGGTCTGACCGTTCTGACGACCCTGTTCCTCCTCAACCATGACGAGGATTACGCTGCCGACATCATCGATACGCGGGACGATCGCAACGACAAGATGTACGAAAGGTTCAGAGTCCTGAGCAGGCACGTCCCGGAAACCACGGCAGGGCTTTACCTCCTGGGCTACTTCCTTGACGACAAGGAACTGAAATCCAGGTCCCTGGCCGGTTTTGAAGCCCTTGCCATCACCGCCCTCATCAGCGCCAGTTCAGGATTTATCGTTGGCCACGAGGGACCCGGCGACAGCCCGACGGCCGACCAGTTCGATCCGTTCAACCGCTACCACTCCATGCCGGACATAAGCTCTTCCCTGGTGTTTTCCGTTGCCAGCGTTTTTGCCTACGAGGCGCCATGGCACCAGGCGCTCTTTTACTACGCCCTCGCCGCCGGGACCGCCGTAAGCCGCGTCTATCATGAAGACGCCTGGCCTTCGGACGTTTTCCTGGGCTCTGTCATCGGGACGGCCATCGGCAGGACCATCGCCGGCAGATCGAGGAGGAACGGGAGGGAGCCGGATTTCACGCTCATTCCGGTGCTGGAACATCACGGCAGAGCGGCGGCCGGGATCAAAGTCGAATGGAAGTTGTGA
- a CDS encoding endonuclease V, translated as MNLRTLNRWDLTPTEAVKVQRELAAKVRGGKLPEVKTVLGVDVSYRRREKEFLAAALLLAVPEMTPLRSVTARGTTPFPYVPGLLSFREIPPLLPLLDEMPRPDLIVVDGHGIAHPRGMGLASHIGLLTGVPTAGCAKSLLTGKCDEPGPVPGNSSPITLNGKTVGYALRSRKGCKPLYISPGHLLDPAEAVKAVTRCLRGYRLPEATRLADKLSKEKGNE; from the coding sequence ATGAATCTGAGAACTCTCAACCGCTGGGATCTGACGCCAACCGAAGCGGTCAAGGTCCAGAGGGAGCTGGCGGCAAAGGTCCGTGGAGGGAAACTGCCGGAGGTGAAAACGGTCCTGGGTGTGGACGTTTCGTACCGGAGGCGGGAAAAGGAGTTCCTCGCTGCGGCGCTCCTTCTGGCCGTTCCGGAGATGACGCCGCTTCGCTCCGTGACCGCCAGGGGCACCACCCCTTTCCCCTACGTGCCGGGCCTGCTTTCCTTCCGGGAGATCCCTCCCCTCCTTCCCCTGCTGGACGAGATGCCCCGGCCCGATCTCATCGTGGTGGACGGCCACGGCATCGCCCATCCCCGAGGAATGGGGCTTGCGTCCCACATCGGGCTCCTCACAGGCGTTCCCACTGCCGGATGCGCAAAGAGCCTGCTGACGGGCAAGTGCGATGAGCCGGGGCCGGTACCGGGAAACAGCTCGCCAATAACACTTAACGGAAAAACCGTCGGCTATGCCTTGAGGAGCAGGAAGGGGTGTAAACCGCTGTACATCTCCCCCGGGCACCTCCTGGATCCGGCCGAGGCGGTGAAGGCGGTGACGAGGTGCCTGAGGGGGTACCGGCTGCCGGAAGCTACCAGGCTTGCGGATAAGTTAAGCAAGGAGAAAGGGAATGAATAG
- a CDS encoding Rrf2 family transcriptional regulator, whose translation MRLSTKSRYGVRALFDIAYHSVGLPTQIKDISRRQQISPRYLEQIFQKLKKAGLLGSKRGPNGGYYLLKDPADITLGDIVRATEGPFQLVFCASEAPRKKCPRSDDCVAQKMWLDISNQIGDFFDAITISDLCARARIVGVEREYDHPYTYQI comes from the coding sequence ATGAGACTTTCCACCAAGAGCCGATACGGCGTCCGTGCATTGTTCGATATCGCTTACCACTCAGTGGGTCTTCCCACCCAGATCAAGGATATCTCGAGGCGCCAGCAGATCAGCCCCCGGTACCTTGAGCAGATCTTCCAGAAGCTCAAGAAGGCCGGTCTTCTGGGGAGCAAGCGGGGCCCCAACGGCGGGTATTACCTTCTCAAGGACCCGGCCGACATCACCCTTGGAGACATTGTAAGAGCCACCGAAGGACCTTTTCAACTTGTCTTTTGCGCCAGTGAAGCGCCCAGAAAGAAGTGTCCCCGATCGGATGATTGCGTCGCACAGAAGATGTGGCTGGATATCAGCAACCAGATCGGCGATTTCTTCGACGCCATCACTATCAGCGACCTTTGCGCCAGGGCTCGCATCGTTGGTGTGGAACGGGAATATGACCACCCCTACACGTATCAGATCTGA
- the larE gene encoding ATP-dependent sacrificial sulfur transferase LarE yields MTPHDVLKDIIRQMGKVLVGFSGGVDSTFLLYSCLEILKADAVTAVVVDHPLMREGAVSDAVRTAGDMGADVRTTALNPLLSGKVSGNSPDRCYHCKLLIFGKLTEMARSDGIPWVLDGTNADDVNEYRPGIAALQESGVRSPLREAGLTKDRIRELSRQAGLPTWDRPSAPCLATRFPYGTFLTKEEIDRVRKGEKFLVDAGFPDLRLRVHSDGGSTVVRIEIPPDDMARLFSGGLAEQVVASLKGLGYRYITLDLEGLRSGSMDEALDLPDPGREDEPV; encoded by the coding sequence GTGACTCCACACGATGTTCTCAAGGATATCATCCGCCAGATGGGGAAGGTCCTCGTGGGCTTTTCCGGCGGTGTGGACAGCACCTTTCTCCTGTATTCCTGTCTCGAAATCCTTAAAGCCGATGCGGTGACCGCTGTTGTGGTGGACCATCCCCTGATGCGGGAAGGGGCCGTTTCAGATGCGGTCAGGACGGCAGGGGATATGGGAGCCGACGTCCGCACCACCGCTCTGAACCCCCTTCTGTCAGGGAAAGTTTCGGGAAACAGCCCCGACAGGTGCTACCACTGCAAATTGCTCATCTTCGGCAAACTGACGGAGATGGCCCGGTCGGACGGGATCCCCTGGGTCCTGGACGGAACCAATGCCGACGACGTCAACGAGTACCGTCCCGGGATCGCCGCCCTCCAGGAGTCAGGTGTTCGCAGCCCCCTGAGGGAGGCCGGCCTGACCAAGGACCGGATCAGGGAGTTGAGCCGCCAGGCCGGGCTTCCCACCTGGGATCGCCCGTCGGCGCCCTGCCTTGCCACCAGATTTCCCTACGGCACATTCCTTACGAAGGAGGAGATCGACAGGGTCCGTAAGGGAGAAAAATTCCTGGTGGACGCCGGGTTCCCCGACCTCCGGCTGAGGGTCCACTCGGATGGCGGAAGCACCGTCGTCCGTATCGAGATCCCGCCGGATGACATGGCCAGGCTTTTTTCCGGCGGTTTGGCCGAACAGGTGGTTGCGTCCCTCAAGGGGCTGGGGTATCGTTACATCACCCTCGACCTGGAAGGGCTCCGTTCGGGGAGTATGGACGAGGCCCTGGACCTGCCGGACCCGGGCCGGGAAGATGAACCTGTCTGA
- a CDS encoding PA2779 family protein produces the protein MKKILEMPAVKVVCLYLVLVLSGAAALPSAAQAAFISPSENALAQMDVTSVDGIRAALENELLTERLSALGLSSEEIRARLDSLTVQERQAVMADVGKLQAGGDGVGTLVSLAVLVLIIILIIKLMDKEITIK, from the coding sequence GTGAAAAAGATTCTTGAGATGCCTGCCGTCAAGGTGGTTTGCCTTTACCTCGTACTGGTCCTGTCAGGCGCCGCCGCCCTGCCCTCTGCGGCCCAGGCGGCATTCATATCCCCTTCCGAAAATGCCCTGGCCCAAATGGACGTGACCAGTGTGGACGGGATAAGGGCCGCCCTCGAAAATGAGCTGCTCACCGAGCGCCTGTCAGCTCTCGGGTTGTCTTCGGAGGAGATCCGGGCCCGACTGGATTCGCTGACCGTCCAGGAGCGCCAGGCCGTCATGGCCGACGTCGGGAAACTGCAGGCAGGCGGTGATGGAGTCGGGACGCTCGTCAGCCTTGCTGTCCTGGTACTCATCATCATCCTCA